Proteins from a single region of Ziziphus jujuba cultivar Dongzao chromosome 1, ASM3175591v1:
- the LOC107434100 gene encoding polygalacturonase QRT3 — translation MEATMAIKKSLVIWTFILTGLATFFEVVPVLADQSPVGHFSMGPHRENMRKMQAFKASLIRHDSVSLAPSPSSAPQPPEGTGSARVYHVTSYGGDPTGKTDSTVELLRALSAALQGPSEGSLMEGITNLGGVQVDLDGGNYLISQPLHLPAAGVGNLLIHGGTLRASDDFPMDGYMIDLSGSSLANKDQENNGTSMEGAQLSSSSSYNYEYITLKNLLLDSNYRGGGILVVNSLRTSIDNCYIAHFTTTGIEVRSGHETYIRNSFLGQHITAGGDPGERNFSGTAINLMGNDNALTDVIIFSAAIGVMISGQANTLSGVHCYNKATGFGGTGIYLKLPGLTQTRIINSYLDYTGIVAEDPVQLLISNSFFLGDAYIVLKSINGVVNGVNIVDNMFSGSGKGLGIVQLDQSNGPFKNIDQVVVDRNNVRGMGIKATVAKGAVQGNGSSWTVDFNRVLLFPNLIRHVQYSLVSSINGAFPNHVLRNVSENRVVVEADVSVPAHVFVTVDQGVTD, via the exons ATGGAAGCAACAATGGCGATCAAGAAATCTCTGGTCATATGGACATTCATTCTTACGGGATTAGCCACCTTCTTCGAAGTCGTTCCGGTTCTTGCAGACCAGTCTCCGGTTGGTCATTTTTCTATGGGCCCTCACCGCGAAAACATGCGCAAAATGCAAGCCTTCAAAGCCTCCCTCATTCGCCATGACTCGGTTTCTCTCGCACCCTCTCCTAGCTCGGCACCTCAGCCACCCGAG GGTACTGGCAGCGCACGTGTGTACCACGTAACATCTTACGGCGGTGATCCGACGGGGAAAACGGACAGCACGGTGGAGCTTCTTCGGGCCTTATCTGCTGCATTGCAAGGGCCGAGTGAAGGGTCCTTGATGGAGGGAATCACTAATCTTGGTGGTGTTCAGGTTGATCTCGACGGTGGTAATTATTTGATCAGCCAACCCCTGCATTTGCCAGCCGCCGGCGTAGGAAACCTTCTG ATTCATGGAGGAACACTACGAGCTTCGGATGATTTTCCCATGGACGGATACATGATCGATTTATCCGGTTCTTCATTGGCTAACAAGGACCAAGAAAACAATGGGACATCAATGGAGGGAGCACaactttcttcttcatcatcctaCAACTATGAATACATAACCCTCAAAAACCTCCTTTTGGATTCCAACTACCGGGGTGGGGGCATTTTAGTAGTCAATTCATTGAGGACAAGCATAGACAACTGCTATATTGCCCATTTCACTACAACCGGAATCGAAGTCCGGTCTGGTCATGAGACCTACATCCGAAACTCCTTTCTCGGCCAACATATCACTGCCGGAGGTGATCCAGGTGAGAGAAACTTCTCCGGCACGGCGATTAACCTAATGGGTAACGACAACGCTCTCACAGATGTGATCATATTTTCTGCTGCCATAGGGGTAATGATATCAGGCCAAGCTAATACACTTTCTGGGGTTCATTGTTACAATAAGGCCACAGGGTTTGGGGGAACAGGGATTTATTTGAAATTGCCCGGTTTGACCCAAACCCGGATTATAAATTCTTACTTGGACTATACTGGGATTGTTGCTGAAGACCCTGTCCAGCTCCTAATCTCCAATAGTTTCTTCCTTGGTGATGCCTATATAGTCCTAAAGTCTATTAATGGAGTGGTCAATGGCGTCAACATTGTTGACAATATGTTTAGTGGTTCTGGAAAAGGTTTGGGCATTGTTCAATTGGATCAATCAAATGGGCCTTTCAAGAATATTGACCAAGTGGTTGTGGATAGAAACAATGTAAGGGGAATGGGCATTAAGGCCACCGTTGCTAAAGGGGCTGTTCAAGGCAATGGGAGTTCATGGACTGTGGATTTTAATCGGGTTCTTTTGTTTCCTAATCTCATTAGGCACGTCCAATACTCCTTAGTGAGTAGTATCAATGGGGCATTCCCTAACCATGTTCTTCGGAATGTCTCTGAAAATCGAGTCGTGGTCGAGGCCGATGTGTCTGTTCCAGCCCACGTGTTTGTCACAGTGGATCAAGGCGTGACAGATTGA